The genomic segment GAAGTCGTTCCTCGTCGCGCTCGACAAGAAGACCGGCGAGCAAAAGTGGAAAATCGACCGCCCCGAGAAGTCCGGGTGGAGCACGCCGCTCGTGTGGGCGACCAAGGACCGCACCGACCTCGTCGTCATCGGCGGGCAGAAGATCCGCGGGTACGACCCCGAGAGCGGTCAAGAGGTCTGGGCACTTGAAGTCGGCGGCGGGCAGTGTTCCGCCTCGCCCGCGGCGGACAGCGAGCGGCTGTACGTCGGGGTCGGCCAGGGCGGGGGCGGCCCCGGTGGGCCGAAAGGCGGCGGTGGGGCCGGTGGCGGGCGGGCGGGCACGCTGTTCGCAGTGAAGGCCGGCGCGAAGGGCGACATCACCCCGAAGGCCGGCGCGGCATCGAGCGACGGCGTGGCGTGGACCGCGGCGAAGGCGTGGCCCGCCGCCGCGTCGCCGCTCGTGTACGAGGGGTTCGTCTACGTCCTCGACCGCAACGGCGGGACGATCAGTTGCTTCGATGCGAAAACCGGTAAGGCGGAGTACACCAAGGAGCGCATCCCGAACGCGGGCGCGTTCTGGGCGTCGCCGTGGGCCGCCGACGGCCAGATCTTCTGCCTCGACGAGACCGGGGCCACGCACGTGTTGAAGGCCGGCGCCGAGTTCGACCTGGTCCGCGTGAACAAGCTCGGCCGCGACATGTACTGGGCCACGCCGGCCGCGTCCGGCGGCGCGCTGTTCATCCGGAGCGTCGATTCCCTCTACTGCATCGGCGCGAAGCCGTAAGAAGCGGTGGCGAAACCGAGCGGGCCACAGATTGCGCAGGCAACGCAGATCCGAAGAACAGAATTCTTCTTGTCTTCATCTGCGTCGCCTGCGTCATCTGTGGCTCTTCGCACTTGCAGAATGAGCCGCAGATGACGCAGGCAACGCAGATCCGAAGAACAGATTTCTTCTTGTCTTCATCCGCGTCGCCTGCGTCATCTGTGGCCCTTTTGCCCTTCTGGCCCTCCGGGGTGCGGCCCGCGCACGCGAGCGGACCGCGTACGCAATCCCCGGCTCCGTGAGTGGCACGAGCGGATTCCTCCCGCCTCTCACGCGTGTGCCCTCTTCCGGCGGCCCCCGCCGCGTTACACTGGTGGCATGAACCCGATCGTCTTCGCGATGCGCTACCCCTACGCCGTCATGGTCGGGGTGGTCGCGGTCCTCATCGGCAGCGGGCTCGCGGCCACGCGCCTCCACGCCGACGTGTTCCCGCCCCTCAACCAGCCGGTCGTGTACATCTGCCAGCCCTACGGCGGCATGTCGCCCGACCAGATGGAGGGGCTGCTCACCAACTACTACGAGTTCCACCTCCTGTACGTGAACGCGGTCCACCACGTCGAGAGCCGGAACGTCACCGGCATGACGCTCATCAAGGTGTTCTTCCACCCCGGCACCGATATGGGCCAGGCGACGGCCGAACTGGTCGCCGCGGTGAACCGGGCGCGGTTCATGATGCCGCCGGGCACCGTGCCGCCGTTCGTGGCCCGCACCGACACCGGGACCGCACCGGTCGGGTTCCTCGTGCTCAAGAGCGACACCCGATCGATCAAGGACATTCAGGACATCGCGACCCTCCGCGTGCGCCCGCAGTTCGCCAACATCCCGGGCGTGTCCAGCCCGCCGGCGTTCGGCGGCAACCAGCGGGCGATCGTCGTGAACGTGAACCCGGACGCGGTCACGAAGCAGGGGCTCACGCTCTGGCAGGTCACCGAGGCGGTGTCCGCGGGCAACCCGGTCACGCCGTCCGGCACCCTGAAGGTCGGCGACCGGCAGTTTCTCGTCACCTCGAACGCGATGGTGGGCGCGAAGCCGGCACAGGAACTGGCCCAGGTGCCGGTGAAGCCCGGCCCGCACCCGGTGCTCCTGGGCGACGTCGCCACCATCGAGGACTCGGCCGACCTCACCGCCGGCTACGCGCTGGTGAACGGGCGCCGGTCCGTGTACATGCTCATCACCAAGCGGGCGGACGCCTCCACCGTGACCGTCGTCAACGACCTCAAGGCCGCGCTCCCGCGGATGCGGACCAGCGTGCCCGAGGACGTGGACATCACGTTCGAGTTCGACCAGTCGCCGATCGTGACGGAGGCGATGTGGGGCGTGGGCACCGAGGGGCTGATCGGCGCGCTGCTCACCGGCCTCATGGTGCTGCTGTTCCTCCGCGACTGGCGGTCGGTGATCGTCGTCGTGCTGAACATCCCGCTCGCGCTGGCCGCCGCCGCGTTCGCGCTGTGGGCCAGCGGCCAGACGCTCAACCTGATGACGCTCGGCGGGCTGGCGCTGGCGGTCGGCATCCTCGTCGACGAGGCGACGGTGGAGGTCGAGAACATCCACACGCAGCTCCTCAAGTTCGACAACGTCGCGCGGGCCGTGCGGACGGGCAACTCGGAGACGGCCGTGCCGCGGCTGCTGGCGATGCTGTGCATCCTCGCCGTGTTCGTCCCGTCGTTCTTCATGGAGGGCGCGGCGCGCGAGCTGTTCGTGCCGCTGTCGCTGGCCGTCGGCTATTCGATGATCGCGTCGTACGTCCTGTCGAGCACGTTCGTCCCGGTGCTGTCGGTGTGGCTGCTCAGGCCCGGCCACCCGCACGCGGACGCGAAGGGCGGGCTGTTCGGCAAACTCATGGACGCCTACGAGGCCGTGGTCGCGCGGATCGTGTACCGCAAGGGGCTCGTGGCGCCGGGCTACCTGATTGCGGCGCTCGCGCTGGCCGCCCTGCTCTACCTCAACCTCGGCACCGCGATCTTCCCGCCGACGGACAAGGGCCAGTTCCTGCTCCGGCTGAAAGCACCGACCGGGACGCGCATCGAGCGGACCGAGGAACTCGCCCAGGAGGCCACGCGGCTCATCAAGGAGGAGGCCGGCGCGGGGAACGTCGAGGCCACGGTGGGGTACATCGGCATGTTCCCGACGAACTACCCGATCCAGGCGATCCACCAGTGGACGAGCGGGCCGGGCGAGTGCCTGTTGAAAGTCGCGCTGAGAGAGAGTTCCGGTTTGCGCGTCGAGGAGCAGAAGGAGAAGCTCCGCACGAAACTCGACACGGGGCTGAAAGCGTGGCTCGCGGCGCGGTGGAAGGAAGACGGCCTCCCGCGAGTCGAGATCGACGCCCGCCTCCCCGGCCTGCGCCTGTCGTTCGAGCCGGGCGACCTCGTGAGCGACGTGATGAGCTTCGGCGCCCCGACGCCGGTGGAAGTGCAGGTGAGCGGGTCGGACATGGCGGCGAACCTCGCGTTCGCCACCGCCCTGCGGGACCGCCTCGTCACGATCCCGGACCTCCGCGACGTGCAGCTCAACCCCGCGCAGGACTACCCGACCATCAGCCTGACCATCGACCGGGCGCGGGCCGCGACCATGAACGTCACGGCGCGGGACGTCGGCCTGTCGCTCGTTCCGGCCACCGCGTCGAGCCGGTACATGCAACCGATCTACTGGCGCGACCCCAAGAACGGGCAGGCGTACATCGTCCAGGTGCAGGTGCCGCCGCCGCAGATCGGCTCGATTATGGCGCTGGGCAACATCCCGGTCGGCCAGAAAGTGGTGGCCGAGGCCGGGGCCAGCGGCGGCAGCGGCAACGGGACCGGGAGCGGGGGCGAACCGCCGGGCGTGGTGCTCCTCCGGGACACGCTCGCGCCGAGCGGCGGGGCGATGCCCGGCACCACCGCGGAGGAGATCTACCGGTACAACATGCGCCGCGCGGTGAGCATCACCGCGAACGTCGCGACGCAGGACCTGGGGAAGGTGCGGGCGGCGGTACAACGGGCCATCGCCGATAGTGGCGAGCCGGCCCGCGGCGTGCAGGTGGACGTGCGCGGGCAGTTGAACACGCTCAACCTGGTGCAAACGAGCCTCGGCCGCGGGCTGCTCCTCGCGATCCTCGCGATCGCCCTGTTGCTGACGGCGTACTTCCAGTCAATCCGCCTCGCGCTCGTGTCGGTTGCGGCGGTGCCGGCGACGCTGTGCGGCGTCGGGCTGACGCTGTGGGCGACCGGGACCACGCTCAACCTCCAGTCGTTCATGGGCGCGATCATGGCGCTGGGCGTGTCGGTCGCGAACGCGATCCTGCTCGTCACGTTCGCGGAACGCGCGCGGCTGCTCCACGGCGGCGCGGTCCGCGCCGCCGTAGAGGGCGGGCGCTCGCGGCTGCGCCCGATCCTCATGACGAGTTGTGCGATGGTCGCGGGGATGCTGCCGATGGCGATCGGCGCCTCGGCCGGGGGCGACCAGACGGCCCCGCTCGGTCGGGCGGTGGTGGGCGGGCTGACCGCGTCCACGCTCACGACGCTCTTCATCCTGCCGGCCGTGTTCGCGGTGGTGCAACGAAGGGCGAGCGTCGCCGGCGCCTCGCTGGATCCCGACGACCCGAACAGTGGGCGCTACGACGAGAACCGCGTGAAGCTGTTCGACGAGTGACCGATTTCGAGTGCGCGTCCGGTCTCGGGGCGCACGTGCAGGGCGCGCCACGATCGGGGCTGTCACCCACGAGGATGGCCCCCGATGCCGAACCGCTGAACGCGAAAGGACGTACCCGAGGGTAGAAGACCGCGGCGACCGGATACGGGGTTCTCGTAACAGTGCGACAACCGCGCGGCCCGCTCCGCACGCTTACTATTCGATGGGCGGTCACGACCCTGCGATTGCGACAGCAGACATGTCCGTCACGACCTTCTTGATCGAATCCCAGCTCGGACGATGGTCCGGCTCGGGAACCTCCATCCTCTCGCCGGCTTTAAATTGTGCCTTGGCGTCGGCCGTTCCTCGTAAATTGCGTCGCCCACTCCGCGCCCCGCCAGCACTGGGTTATCGAGAACTCGTGCCATTGGAACTTGGATCTCACATTCGGTGAGGACGCGCGACGCCAGCAGGATCGGAAGGCGCGGCAAACTTGGCGGCGGTTCGACGCCTGGCGCCGACTCTGCACCGACAGGAGAGGACCAATAAACGCGGGCTGAAGAACAAACGCTTGGCCTGCGCGCCCGACCCGAATCATCTGCTAAACGTGCTGGCACATGCTCAGTTTTGATGCGCCGGCTCTGGCAATGGTCCGAACCGGTCGGGCCGTAAGAGACGCTCGGATCGCGTCGGCGTGAGCGGCCCGGTCGCTGACGGGTCCGCCACTCTTGTACGCCTGGGCGTATCGTCGCCGTCCGTTCCCGCGTGTCGCCGCGGTGGAGCAGACAGTGGACCAACATCGTGCGCCGAGCATGGGCCGCGGGGTGGATGTCCCGCGCGGTGTTCACGACCCGTTGTTCGTCGTCGGCCCGCGCGACCGGGAACCCGGCTATCGGGGTGACGCACTCGTGTGGGCACACCCCGGTATACCGATCCAAGCCCGAAGTGGATCATTCACCTGCGGACCGAGTATAATACCGCTCTCACCGAACGAGCCTCCTCCACACTTACCACCTTGCGAGCTCTCCTCGCCCGATTTAGCCCCCGGGGTCAACCGATAACTCCCCGGCGCGTTTGGCGCTGACTCGGGGGGCTCACGCCCCCCGCTCGCCGAGGTGATTTTCAAACGCTTCCATTCCGCGCGCGTAGTCCGGCACCCACGCCGCCACCGGCTCGACGCGGTCGCGGAACTTCACCATCGCCGCGACCGCGTCCGCCGCGGTGTACGGCTCCGCAATCCCCTGTTGCTTCCGCAAATAGCTTTCCAGCCCGGCCAGCGCCGCGACGGCGGCCCCCAGCGCCGGCCCCTCGTCGGACACGAGCC from the Frigoriglobus tundricola genome contains:
- a CDS encoding outer membrane protein assembly factor BamB family protein, with amino-acid sequence MRRFRPVFALTVLAPLFVSDTRADDWPSFRGPQGTGVITDTKPPSDWGADKNVAWKVAVPGVAWSCPIVIGDKVILTTAFSEGQPKPKAGFGGGKGGPGGPGGGKGGPGGPGEGKGGPGGPGGGFGKGGAPPKETYQFKVICLNRTTGKLMWEKLAKEARPTIPTHGSNTYATETPVSDGERVYAYFGMTGLFCYDLAGTEIWKKDLGSYSMMFGFGTASSPVLAGDKLIVQCDNDEKSFLVALDKKTGEQKWKIDRPEKSGWSTPLVWATKDRTDLVVIGGQKIRGYDPESGQEVWALEVGGGQCSASPAADSERLYVGVGQGGGGPGGPKGGGGAGGGRAGTLFAVKAGAKGDITPKAGAASSDGVAWTAAKAWPAAASPLVYEGFVYVLDRNGGTISCFDAKTGKAEYTKERIPNAGAFWASPWAADGQIFCLDETGATHVLKAGAEFDLVRVNKLGRDMYWATPAASGGALFIRSVDSLYCIGAKP
- a CDS encoding efflux RND transporter permease subunit, which translates into the protein MNPIVFAMRYPYAVMVGVVAVLIGSGLAATRLHADVFPPLNQPVVYICQPYGGMSPDQMEGLLTNYYEFHLLYVNAVHHVESRNVTGMTLIKVFFHPGTDMGQATAELVAAVNRARFMMPPGTVPPFVARTDTGTAPVGFLVLKSDTRSIKDIQDIATLRVRPQFANIPGVSSPPAFGGNQRAIVVNVNPDAVTKQGLTLWQVTEAVSAGNPVTPSGTLKVGDRQFLVTSNAMVGAKPAQELAQVPVKPGPHPVLLGDVATIEDSADLTAGYALVNGRRSVYMLITKRADASTVTVVNDLKAALPRMRTSVPEDVDITFEFDQSPIVTEAMWGVGTEGLIGALLTGLMVLLFLRDWRSVIVVVLNIPLALAAAAFALWASGQTLNLMTLGGLALAVGILVDEATVEVENIHTQLLKFDNVARAVRTGNSETAVPRLLAMLCILAVFVPSFFMEGAARELFVPLSLAVGYSMIASYVLSSTFVPVLSVWLLRPGHPHADAKGGLFGKLMDAYEAVVARIVYRKGLVAPGYLIAALALAALLYLNLGTAIFPPTDKGQFLLRLKAPTGTRIERTEELAQEATRLIKEEAGAGNVEATVGYIGMFPTNYPIQAIHQWTSGPGECLLKVALRESSGLRVEEQKEKLRTKLDTGLKAWLAARWKEDGLPRVEIDARLPGLRLSFEPGDLVSDVMSFGAPTPVEVQVSGSDMAANLAFATALRDRLVTIPDLRDVQLNPAQDYPTISLTIDRARAATMNVTARDVGLSLVPATASSRYMQPIYWRDPKNGQAYIVQVQVPPPQIGSIMALGNIPVGQKVVAEAGASGGSGNGTGSGGEPPGVVLLRDTLAPSGGAMPGTTAEEIYRYNMRRAVSITANVATQDLGKVRAAVQRAIADSGEPARGVQVDVRGQLNTLNLVQTSLGRGLLLAILAIALLLTAYFQSIRLALVSVAAVPATLCGVGLTLWATGTTLNLQSFMGAIMALGVSVANAILLVTFAERARLLHGGAVRAAVEGGRSRLRPILMTSCAMVAGMLPMAIGASAGGDQTAPLGRAVVGGLTASTLTTLFILPAVFAVVQRRASVAGASLDPDDPNSGRYDENRVKLFDE